Proteins encoded by one window of Methanobacterium sp. CWC-01:
- the leuS gene encoding leucine--tRNA ligase: protein METKWQRKWQEAKLFHSNPDDREKLFLTVAYPYPSGAMHVGHGRTYTVPDVYARFKRMQGYNVLFPMAWHVTGAPVIGIAKRIERQDPWTLNIYKNVHKVPDEELNRFTDPHYIVEYFSSEYRDVMTRLGYSIDWRREFKTLDPHYQKFISWQFRKLKEKGLVRIGAHPVKYCPECQNPVGDHDLLEGEGVGINELTLVKFHFGDSYLVAATFRPETLFGATNIWLNPEEEYIKVKYQDEEWIISKKSFDNLVNQKEVEIVAEVDAGRMIGQYVQNPLTKEELIILPAYFVDPEYATGVVYSVPAHAPADYIALVDLKKDHETLNKHQIREKVEKIKPIGLIRLAGFGEHPAVEMVAKMGVENQKDPKLQEATNEMYKLEHAKGIMDEHINDYAGMKVPEARDAVIALLLDSGKGDKMHEFAERPVICRCGGKCVVKILEDQWFLKYSDPEWKKSTLDCLHHMNAVPEEIRQNFDYFINWLHDWACSRRIGLGTRLPWDQQWLIEPLSDSTIYMAYYAIATHLKQMDPEKLDDAFFDGVFLDAEYFPSNPEFADCKDEFNYWYPLDWRLSAKDLVGNHLSFHLFHHSAIFPRDKWPQGVVVFGMGLLEGHKMSSSKGNIVLLEDAIQTHGADVVRLFLMSSAEPWQDFDWREKEVIGTKKRLDWFLEFADRVDQLHGSQIQLKDHVKPPMVSRAINSWMISQVNQRIKDATQALEGFQTRKALQESLFLFKKDIDHYLYRVNSLLSDPAAKEEIAEVLAYVLGIWIRLLSPFTPHASEELWERHGGDGFASEAPWPEYDSDLIDEKVQKGEEIVQGLADDIREIKKITKSQPQKIHMYLASDWKWKVFEIAKRVGKPDIGSIMRQAIQENVHDDKKELSGFAQKIAREMTRIHYVGWIDEYQLITDSLDYLSQESAAEIMVHQDADYDPQNKARNALPYKPAIYLE, encoded by the coding sequence ATGGAAACTAAGTGGCAGAGAAAGTGGCAAGAAGCAAAATTATTTCACTCTAATCCGGATGACCGGGAGAAACTATTTTTAACCGTGGCCTATCCCTACCCCAGCGGGGCCATGCACGTGGGTCACGGACGAACCTACACCGTACCCGATGTTTACGCCAGATTCAAGCGGATGCAGGGATATAACGTTCTTTTCCCCATGGCCTGGCACGTAACTGGTGCACCGGTAATAGGAATTGCCAAGCGGATAGAAAGACAGGATCCCTGGACCCTGAATATCTATAAAAATGTGCACAAAGTGCCTGATGAAGAACTGAACCGTTTCACTGATCCCCATTACATTGTGGAGTACTTCAGCAGCGAGTACCGGGATGTGATGACCCGGCTGGGCTATTCCATCGACTGGAGGAGGGAGTTCAAAACCCTGGATCCCCACTACCAGAAGTTCATCAGCTGGCAGTTCCGGAAACTGAAAGAAAAGGGACTGGTCCGTATCGGAGCTCACCCGGTGAAGTACTGTCCCGAATGCCAGAACCCGGTAGGGGACCATGACCTCCTGGAAGGGGAGGGAGTGGGCATAAACGAGTTAACCCTGGTGAAATTCCACTTCGGCGATTCTTATCTGGTGGCCGCTACTTTCCGTCCGGAAACCCTCTTTGGAGCCACCAATATCTGGCTGAATCCGGAAGAAGAGTACATTAAAGTGAAATACCAGGATGAGGAGTGGATAATCAGTAAAAAATCCTTTGACAACCTGGTAAACCAGAAAGAGGTTGAAATTGTGGCAGAAGTTGATGCAGGAAGGATGATCGGCCAGTACGTGCAGAACCCCCTCACTAAAGAGGAACTCATAATTCTCCCGGCCTACTTTGTGGACCCGGAATATGCCACCGGAGTGGTTTATTCCGTACCAGCCCATGCTCCAGCTGATTACATAGCCCTGGTGGACCTTAAAAAAGACCATGAAACCCTAAATAAGCACCAAATCCGGGAAAAAGTGGAAAAAATCAAGCCCATAGGCCTTATCAGGCTGGCTGGATTCGGTGAACACCCGGCCGTGGAAATGGTGGCCAAGATGGGGGTGGAAAACCAGAAGGATCCCAAGCTCCAGGAGGCCACCAATGAGATGTACAAACTGGAACACGCCAAGGGAATTATGGATGAACACATCAACGACTACGCGGGAATGAAGGTCCCTGAAGCCCGGGATGCAGTCATAGCATTGCTTCTTGATTCTGGGAAAGGGGATAAGATGCATGAATTCGCCGAAAGGCCGGTGATATGCCGTTGTGGTGGTAAATGTGTGGTCAAGATCCTGGAAGACCAGTGGTTCCTCAAGTACTCCGACCCGGAGTGGAAAAAGTCCACCCTGGACTGTCTCCATCACATGAACGCTGTTCCGGAGGAGATACGCCAAAACTTTGACTACTTCATAAACTGGCTCCATGACTGGGCCTGCTCCCGTCGTATAGGTCTGGGAACCCGTCTTCCCTGGGACCAGCAGTGGCTCATCGAACCATTAAGCGACTCCACCATCTACATGGCCTACTACGCCATCGCCACCCACCTGAAGCAGATGGACCCCGAAAAACTGGATGATGCCTTCTTCGACGGAGTGTTCCTAGATGCAGAATATTTCCCATCCAACCCTGAATTTGCCGATTGCAAGGATGAGTTTAACTACTGGTATCCGCTGGACTGGAGACTGTCCGCCAAGGACCTGGTGGGCAACCACCTTTCCTTCCACTTGTTCCACCATTCAGCCATCTTCCCCCGTGATAAATGGCCACAGGGAGTGGTAGTCTTTGGAATGGGCCTGCTGGAGGGTCATAAGATGTCCTCCTCCAAGGGGAACATCGTACTGCTGGAGGATGCCATCCAAACCCACGGGGCCGATGTGGTGCGCCTGTTCTTAATGTCCTCAGCCGAGCCCTGGCAGGACTTTGACTGGAGAGAGAAGGAGGTAATAGGCACCAAGAAACGTCTGGACTGGTTCCTGGAATTTGCTGACCGGGTGGACCAGTTACACGGCTCCCAGATCCAGCTAAAAGATCATGTGAAGCCCCCTATGGTTAGTCGGGCCATCAACTCCTGGATGATAAGTCAGGTCAACCAGAGGATCAAGGACGCCACCCAGGCCCTGGAAGGATTCCAAACCCGGAAGGCACTCCAGGAATCACTTTTCCTTTTCAAGAAGGATATCGACCATTACCTGTACCGGGTTAACTCCCTGCTGTCTGATCCGGCAGCCAAAGAGGAGATTGCAGAGGTACTGGCCTATGTGCTGGGAATCTGGATACGACTTCTATCCCCCTTCACCCCCCATGCCTCGGAAGAACTGTGGGAACGGCATGGTGGTGACGGATTTGCATCAGAGGCTCCCTGGCCCGAGTATGATTCGGATTTAATCGATGAAAAGGTGCAGAAGGGTGAAGAGATAGTGCAGGGACTGGCCGATGACATCCGGGAGATAAAGAAGATCACCAAATCCCAGCCCCAGAAGATACACATGTATCTGGCGTCGGATTGGAAGTGGAAGGTCTTCGAAATTGCCAAGAGAGTAGGTAAACCCGATATTGGCAGCATCATGCGTCAGGCCATCCAGGAAAATGTGCATGATGATAAGAAGGAATTATCCGGATTTGCCCAGAAGATAGCCCGGGAGATGACCCGGATCCACTATGTGGGTTGGATAGATGAGTACCAACTTATCACCGACTCCCTTGATTATCTGAGCCAGGAATCAGCAGCAGAAATAATGGTACACCAGGATGCTGATTATGATCCCCAGAACAAGGCCCGTAATGCCCTACCCTACAAACCTGCTATTTATCTGGAATGA
- the cutA gene encoding divalent-cation tolerance protein CutA: MYAMIYITTSGEEESKQIAKTLLEERTVACANIIPSMKSFYWWEGEIEEDTESILILKTRSDKLDTLIKRVKDLHSYELPCILEISIQNGSEDYLKWLEDSLQG, encoded by the coding sequence ATGTATGCAATGATTTACATAACCACCTCCGGAGAGGAAGAATCAAAACAAATAGCTAAAACCCTCCTGGAAGAGAGAACCGTGGCCTGTGCCAATATCATACCCTCCATGAAATCATTTTACTGGTGGGAGGGTGAAATTGAGGAAGATACCGAGTCCATACTCATTCTGAAAACCCGTTCTGATAAACTGGATACCCTAATAAAGCGAGTTAAGGATCTACATAGTTATGAACTGCCCTGCATACTAGAAATATCCATCCAGAATGGTTCGGAAGATTATCTGAAATGGTTAGAGGATTCATTGCAGGGTTAA
- a CDS encoding NAD+ synthase — protein sequence MANDKLIIPEIDADKTLRNISNFIEYSLIESNAQGLVMGLSGGLDSSTAAMISASVVNPEKILALVMPSSSTPRGDVEDAVELAQELGIKYKVLDLDPLLVPVENICKGGLNEEHIHLAQANLKARMRMMILYYHANALNRLVVGTGNRTELLVGYFTKYGDGGADILPLGNLYKTDVRHLAIDLGIPASILEKKPTAGLWPGQTDEEDLGISYGLLDKILYLMVDEKLDEDEVAGKLGISTREVIKVRIMMQQAQHKLQTPPIAEIER from the coding sequence ATGGCAAATGATAAACTGATAATACCGGAAATAGATGCTGATAAGACCCTGAGAAACATATCCAATTTCATCGAGTATTCTCTAATCGAATCCAATGCACAGGGCCTGGTCATGGGCCTCAGCGGAGGTTTGGACTCATCCACCGCGGCCATGATTTCGGCCAGTGTGGTGAATCCGGAAAAGATACTGGCTCTAGTCATGCCCAGCAGCAGCACCCCCAGGGGTGATGTGGAGGATGCGGTGGAACTGGCCCAAGAGCTGGGAATAAAATATAAAGTCCTGGATCTGGATCCTCTCCTGGTACCGGTGGAGAATATCTGTAAAGGTGGCCTGAATGAGGAACACATACACCTGGCCCAGGCCAATCTCAAGGCCCGGATGCGGATGATGATCCTCTACTACCATGCCAATGCCCTGAACCGGTTGGTGGTGGGCACAGGCAACCGCACTGAACTGTTGGTGGGATACTTCACCAAATATGGGGATGGAGGGGCAGACATATTACCCCTGGGGAACCTGTACAAAACCGATGTACGCCATCTGGCCATAGATCTGGGTATACCTGCTTCCATTCTGGAAAAAAAACCCACTGCCGGGTTGTGGCCGGGACAAACCGACGAAGAGGATTTGGGGATCAGCTACGGACTCCTGGATAAGATACTGTACCTTATGGTCGATGAAAAACTGGATGAAGATGAAGTAGCCGGTAAACTGGGTATCAGTACCAGAGAAGTGATTAAGGTTCGGATCATGATGCAACAGGCACAACACAAACTACAAACTCCCCCCATTGCCGAAATAGAAAGATGA
- a CDS encoding TRC40/GET3/ArsA family transport-energizing ATPase, whose translation MAFKDLFRFNKGKTTFVFIGGKGGVGKTTVSAATALWLADEGKKTLVISTDPAHSLSDSFEKNIGHDPTPIAENLFAAEIDPEVAMKDYQAKMKEQQALNPGMDMGMLEDQMDMASMAPGIDETAAFDKFLQYMTTDEYDIVIFDTAPTGHTLRLLSFPEMMDSWVGKMIKIRRQVGSMAKAFKNIMPFMGDEEEEDRALEDMEESKKQIRAARGVLSDPNRTSFKMVVIPEEMSIYESERAMEALKKNNMFADGVIVNQIQPEEADCEFCRARRKIQEKRLETIKQKFGEQVIAQIPLFEEEVKGIDRLRGVAQILYQDEEPVPSQ comes from the coding sequence ATGGCATTTAAAGACTTGTTCCGATTTAACAAAGGAAAAACCACATTCGTATTCATCGGAGGTAAAGGCGGGGTGGGTAAAACCACCGTATCAGCAGCAACCGCTTTGTGGTTGGCTGACGAAGGTAAAAAAACCCTTGTAATCTCGACTGATCCAGCCCATTCCCTTTCAGACTCTTTTGAGAAAAATATAGGGCACGACCCCACCCCTATCGCTGAAAATCTTTTCGCGGCAGAGATAGACCCCGAAGTGGCCATGAAAGATTATCAGGCCAAGATGAAGGAACAACAAGCCCTGAACCCAGGCATGGATATGGGTATGCTGGAGGATCAGATGGATATGGCCAGCATGGCCCCTGGTATTGATGAGACCGCGGCTTTCGACAAGTTTCTGCAGTACATGACAACCGACGAGTACGACATCGTCATCTTCGACACCGCCCCCACCGGCCACACCCTGCGTTTGTTATCCTTCCCGGAGATGATGGACAGTTGGGTGGGAAAGATGATCAAAATCCGCCGCCAGGTAGGAAGTATGGCCAAGGCCTTCAAAAACATCATGCCCTTCATGGGAGATGAAGAAGAGGAAGACCGGGCCTTAGAGGATATGGAAGAAAGTAAAAAACAGATCAGGGCTGCTAGGGGAGTTCTATCCGATCCCAACCGTACCTCATTCAAGATGGTGGTTATTCCTGAGGAAATGTCCATCTACGAATCCGAAAGGGCCATGGAAGCCCTTAAAAAGAACAATATGTTCGCGGATGGAGTGATTGTCAACCAAATACAGCCTGAAGAGGCGGATTGTGAGTTCTGCCGGGCCCGGCGTAAAATCCAGGAAAAACGTCTGGAGACCATCAAACAAAAATTTGGTGAACAGGTAATAGCCCAGATCCCCCTCTTCGAGGAAGAAGTGAAGGGTATCGACCGCCTACGAGGTGTGGCCCAGATACTTTACCAGGATGAAGAACCCGTGCCCTCCCAATAG
- the cbiE gene encoding precorrin-6y C5,15-methyltransferase (decarboxylating) subunit CbiE encodes MSKIYLVGTGPGSADYITALAFKTVELADVLVGSRRALQLFPDYQGPILELRARNMDEMMAKTVELAREGNTVVVLSTGDPGFSGVLKPIKRLAAEVEVEVVPGISSLQLCAARLLIPWDEANLLTLHGKGNSEPLLEVIDNGRTTIVLPDFRAHELAQFLMDKGVYPERQVAVGERLSYPDEKIFQGTLEQAARTEFSYLCVMVIY; translated from the coding sequence ATGTCCAAAATTTATTTAGTGGGAACCGGACCGGGATCAGCAGATTATATTACTGCCCTGGCCTTTAAAACCGTGGAACTGGCCGACGTACTGGTGGGTAGTAGAAGGGCATTGCAACTATTTCCCGACTACCAGGGACCCATCCTGGAGCTCCGGGCCAGGAACATGGATGAAATGATGGCCAAAACGGTGGAACTAGCCCGGGAGGGAAACACGGTGGTGGTGTTATCCACTGGCGACCCCGGATTCTCCGGAGTGCTAAAACCCATCAAGAGACTGGCGGCTGAAGTTGAAGTGGAGGTGGTGCCCGGTATCAGCTCCCTACAGCTCTGCGCGGCCCGGTTATTGATACCATGGGATGAGGCCAACCTACTCACCCTCCATGGGAAGGGAAATTCGGAACCCCTCCTGGAGGTCATCGATAATGGAAGGACAACCATTGTACTACCCGACTTCCGGGCCCATGAATTAGCCCAATTTCTGATGGATAAGGGGGTTTATCCAGAGCGCCAGGTGGCGGTGGGTGAGAGGTTAAGCTACCCCGATGAGAAGATCTTCCAGGGCACCCTGGAACAAGCAGCCCGCACCGAATTCAGTTACCTGTGCGTGATGGTGATTTATTAG
- a CDS encoding redox-regulated ATPase YchF, giving the protein MLQIAVTGKPNVGKSSFFNAATLSEAEVAAYPFTTIDAHKAVAHVTAACPCKELKMECTPHNSKCVDGVRLIPVELVDVAGLVPGAHEGRGLGNKFLDDLRQARAFLHIIDASGSTDEEGRPCEAGSHDPLEDVDFLQYEITMWLYGILKKNWDRLLRKSLSERLDFAKVMAEQLSGTGILLEDVLEAKRNIDKDYHHWNKEDIIQFLDALLRIAKPMLIVANKADIHPAEENIRRLEEKYGEVVPASAAAELALTRAAEAGIISYRSGDSDFEILKKGELTPEQENGLLYIREHVLKRYGSTGVQEALNRTIYGLLGMMVAYPVEDEHKMSDQKGNILPDALLIPKGSKPRDMAFLIHTDIGEGFMHAVDARSCRRVASDYEIKHGDIISIICR; this is encoded by the coding sequence ATGCTACAGATTGCAGTTACTGGAAAGCCCAATGTGGGCAAATCATCATTCTTCAATGCTGCCACTCTCTCTGAAGCGGAGGTGGCTGCTTATCCCTTCACCACTATTGACGCCCATAAGGCCGTGGCCCACGTGACGGCCGCCTGCCCCTGTAAGGAGTTAAAAATGGAATGCACCCCCCACAACTCCAAATGTGTGGACGGAGTACGCCTGATACCGGTGGAACTGGTTGATGTGGCAGGATTAGTGCCAGGAGCACATGAAGGCCGGGGATTGGGAAACAAGTTCCTGGATGATCTGCGCCAGGCCCGGGCCTTTTTACACATCATAGATGCCTCGGGCTCCACCGATGAGGAAGGCCGTCCCTGTGAAGCCGGAAGTCACGATCCCCTGGAGGATGTGGATTTTCTACAGTATGAGATCACTATGTGGCTTTACGGTATTCTGAAGAAGAACTGGGACCGGCTTCTAAGAAAATCCCTGTCAGAAAGACTGGATTTTGCCAAGGTAATGGCTGAACAGCTCAGCGGTACGGGTATACTCCTGGAAGACGTGCTGGAGGCTAAACGAAATATTGATAAAGATTACCACCATTGGAACAAGGAGGACATCATCCAATTTCTGGATGCACTTCTCCGCATCGCTAAACCCATGCTGATTGTGGCCAATAAGGCGGATATACACCCTGCCGAGGAGAATATACGTCGCCTGGAGGAGAAGTATGGTGAAGTGGTTCCTGCCTCAGCGGCGGCGGAGCTGGCCCTGACCCGGGCGGCAGAAGCAGGGATAATAAGTTACCGGTCCGGGGATTCTGACTTTGAGATCCTGAAAAAGGGTGAACTGACCCCTGAACAGGAAAATGGGCTCCTTTACATCCGGGAACATGTTCTGAAAAGGTATGGATCAACCGGAGTCCAAGAAGCACTTAACCGGACCATTTATGGCCTTCTGGGCATGATGGTAGCTTACCCGGTGGAAGATGAACATAAAATGAGCGACCAAAAAGGAAACATCCTACCCGATGCACTTTTAATACCCAAAGGCTCTAAACCACGGGATATGGCATTTTTAATCCATACTGATATTGGTGAGGGT